The Blastocatellia bacterium DNA window TATAAATGTCGGCGCATCGGTTGCGCTCACGCCATACAACAGGCTGCGCAGCCAGCGGCTCAGGACGAGCGCCGCGGCTAAACCAATCACGACGCCCAACAAGACCAGGCGCAAGCCCTGGCCGATGACCAGCTTCAACAGGTCTCGCGGCTGCGCGCCCAGCGCCATGCGAATGCCAAACTCATGCGTGCGTTGCGTGACGACATAGGAAACCACGCTGTAAATCCCAACCGCCGAAAGCAATAATGCGACCCCGCCGAACGACGCCAGCAACATGGTGTGGAAACGCGGCTCGGCGACGACATCAGATAACAATTCATTCATCGTCTGGATGCCAGGGGCCGGCAAACTTCTATTCAGCGCCTTGATCTCATCGCGTACCGCATCGGCGATGCCCGACGCGTTGTCGTCCGTCCGCACCAGCAGCTCCGGCGTTTGCATCGGCCATTGCCAGTACGGCACATAGATGACCGGCGCGGCTTCGGCGTTCAGGTTCAGCCGTCGAGTATCGGCGGCGACGCCGACGATCTCGCTCCACGGCGATGCCGCCTGCGGATTCGGGCCGGCAGGTTGCCCCTGCGTGCGGCCCTGCATCGCCAGCCGTTGGCCTATCGGGTTTTCATCCGGGTAGTAGCGCCGCGCAAAGCTTTCATTGATGATCACGACGGCGGGCGCTTCAAAGGTATCGCGCTCGGTGAAGGCGCGGCCTTGCTGCAAAGGAACTCCCAGCGTGCGAAAGTAGTCCGGCGTGACGCCCGCGAAGTAGGTGAGCACCGGCTCGTCCATCTGGCGGTTTTCAAACAGAATGGGTTGGCGCGGCGAGGTGTTGTCGCGCGGCAAGGCGTTGATGGCGGCGACCGATTGCACGCCGGGCCGCGCTCGCAGCCGTCCGATCAATTCCCGCAAAGTCACTTGCGGGCGCGTCGTCGTCGGTCGTATCCAGGTGGTGAAACCGGAGATTGAAAAATCTAATCTTGCCACCAGCAGGTGATCGGGTTGAAAGCCGCGATTGATCGTCACCAGCCGCACGAAGCTTCCGATCATCAGCCCCGCGCCCACCAGCAGCGTCAAAGACAGCGCGACTTCGGCAACAATCAAGGCGCGGCGCAGGCGGTTCTGGGTTGAAGCAGCCGTAGCCGACCTGCCGCCTTCTTTCAGCGCCGTGTTCAAGTCGAGCCGGGTCGCTTCGAGCGCCGGCGCAAGGCCGCAGATTAGACTGGTCAACAAAGACACGGCCAACGTAAAGCCGAGCGCCCAGGCGTCGAGTCGCGCGGTTTGCAAGCGCGGAACTTGATCCGCGCTCGTCGCGATCAGCAGTCGAAGTCCACTCCACGCCAGCAACAAGCCAAGCACGCCGCCGGCGAGCGCGACCAGAAGATTCTCCGCGAGCAATTGCCCGACGACTCGCCAGCGGCTGGCGCCGAGGGCCAGGCGAATGACGATCTCTTTTTGCCGCGCGGCGGCGCGCGCCAGCGTCAGGTTCGCGACGTTGGCGCACGCAATCAACAAGACCGCTGCGATCACGCCCCACAACACCCACAACGCCGTTTGTAAATTGCGGCCCACGGTCTGTTCGAGCAACGGCACGACGACGACCTGTGAGCCGACGTTCTGCTGCGGAAATTTTTCTTCGATGCGCGCCTGAATCAGGTTCATTTCCTGTTGCGCTTGCGCCAGCGTCACGCCCGCTTTGAGCCGCGCCAGCACTGACAACCAATGGCCGGCGCGCCGATCCAGCGGCAGGCCGTTCCAACCCGCGGGCAGCCAGATTTCCGTCTTGCCTGGAAATTGAAAGCCCGGCGGCATGACGCCGACAATCGTGTAATCGCGCCGCCCATAGGTGTCGAGCGTCACCGTTTGCCCAAGCGCACTTTCATCCCCGCCGAAACGCTGTCGCCAGAATTCGTAGCCGATGACCGCGACGCGGTTGCCTTGCTTCTGATCTTCTTCCTGCAACAAGGCGCGGCCTTTGAGCGGTTGCACGCCGAGCGTCGCAAACAGCGTCGAGGCGACGTAGCTGCACCTGACCTTTTCGCTGCCTTCAGCGGTCACAAGGTTGAATTCG harbors:
- a CDS encoding ABC transporter permease gives rise to the protein METLWRDLRYGARMLLKSPGFTAVAVITLALGVGANTMIFSIINGVLLKPLPFAEPGRLVMLWERKLPDATSRGFEQEFVTPPDFADWQAEQHSFSHLASWTGDSEFNLVTAEGSEKVRCSYVASTLFATLGVQPLKGRALLQEEDQKQGNRVAVIGYEFWRQRFGGDESALGQTVTLDTYGRRDYTIVGVMPPGFQFPGKTEIWLPAGWNGLPLDRRAGHWLSVLARLKAGVTLAQAQQEMNLIQARIEEKFPQQNVGSQVVVVPLLEQTVGRNLQTALWVLWGVIAAVLLIACANVANLTLARAAARQKEIVIRLALGASRWRVVGQLLAENLLVALAGGVLGLLLAWSGLRLLIATSADQVPRLQTARLDAWALGFTLAVSLLTSLICGLAPALEATRLDLNTALKEGGRSATAASTQNRLRRALIVAEVALSLTLLVGAGLMIGSFVRLVTINRGFQPDHLLVARLDFSISGFTTWIRPTTTRPQVTLRELIGRLRARPGVQSVAAINALPRDNTSPRQPILFENRQMDEPVLTYFAGVTPDYFRTLGVPLQQGRAFTERDTFEAPAVVIINESFARRYYPDENPIGQRLAMQGRTQGQPAGPNPQAASPWSEIVGVAADTRRLNLNAEAAPVIYVPYWQWPMQTPELLVRTDDNASGIADAVRDEIKALNRSLPAPGIQTMNELLSDVVAEPRFHTMLLASFGGVALLLSAVGIYSVVSYVVTQRTHEFGIRMALGAQPRDLLKLVIGQGLRLVLLGVVIGLAAALVLSRWLRSLLYGVSATDAPTFIAITLLLIGVALVACYLPARRATRVDPMIALRRE